In Juglans microcarpa x Juglans regia isolate MS1-56 chromosome 4S, Jm3101_v1.0, whole genome shotgun sequence, a single window of DNA contains:
- the LOC121263303 gene encoding tetratricopeptide repeat protein SKI3 isoform X3, producing the protein MALGLAYQRLGRFTAASKSYGRAIELDNTNVFALVESGNIFLTLSSFKEGVEQFRQALEISPQSVCAQYGLASGLLGLAKECVNLGAFRWGASVLEEASTVAIASTHLAGNMSCIWKLHGDIQLAYAKCFPWTEESQGLELDAEAFNTSILSWTRTCCFAAGSAKCSYQRALHLAPWQANIYSDIAITADLILSLDKCSGSNLTVWKLSEKMALGALLLEGDNCEFWVALGCLSGHNALKQHAFIRGLQLDVSLAMGWAYLGKFYRKEGANQLAKQAFDCARSIDPSLSLPWAGMAADFHARGLAPDEAFEGCLRAVQTFPLAQFQIGLAKLALLSGHLSSSQVFGAIKQAVQHAPHFPESHNLHGLVCEARFDYQSAAAAYRLACCAISSVSAIVPNSHARDISLNLARSLCKAGNAQDALLECENLKKEGMLDTEGLQIYAFSLWQLGKFDLTLSVVRSLAVSISTMKQTSVAAPVGFICRMLYFMSGVDSVISNILEMPKELFQNSGISFIVSAINALDQINRLESVVSSSRSVLRSHEEITGMHFLIALGKLIRHGTEFCLGFQSGVAHLKKCLHKFPNSILLRNLLGYLLLSSTDWNDSHLATRCCNVDAPDLDFDLPNQGLKSASEILGAGAVACYAIGNKNPKFSFPTCTYHCMNEPGAIQQLQKCFHREPWNPNFRYLLVLNLLQKAREERFPHHLCVILERLISVALSSGLYSKTDMSYRNYQLLLCASEISLQIGNKISCINHAKTASVLLLPDAYLFFSHLQLCRAYAAEGDIRNLQKEYTRCLELKTDYQIGWICLKFMESRYDMETDSNILELSFRDSSKERNYSWNMWMAIFNMVWGLISIWNQDFLSAEEFLDQACSLAGTESCFVFCHGATCMELARQLCGSQFLSFAIKSLTKAQEASLVPLPIVSLLLAQAEGSLGSKEKWERNLRLEWFSWPPEMRPAELFFQMHLLARQSKSAPNSTSNIEFCQSPERWVLRAIHTNPSCVRYWKVLQKLIG; encoded by the exons ATG GCTCTGGGTCTTGCCTACCAGCGCTTGGGAAGGTTTACCGCTGCTAGTAAG TCTTATGGGCGAGCCATTGAATTGGACAATACAAATGTGTTTGCATTGGTTGAAAGTGGAAACATATTTTTGACGCTTAGTTCCTTTAAAGAG GGAGTTGAGCAGTTTCGGCAAGCTCTAGAGATTTCACCTCAGAGTGTGTGTGCACAATATGGGCTTGCATCTGGGCTACTTGGTTTGGCAAAGGAATGTGTTAACTTGGGGGCATTCAGATGGGGAGCTTCGGTATTAGAG gAGGCATCTACTGTTGCAATAGCAAGTACTCATTTGGCTGGAAATATGTCATGTATTTGGAAGTTGCATGGTGATATTCAG CTTGCATATGCCAAGTGTTTTCCCTGGACAGAGGAAAGCCAGGGTTTAGAACTTGATGCGGAAGCCTTTAACACTTCCATCCTTTCCTGGACGCGGACTTGCTGTTTCGCTGCGGGATCTGCAAAATGTTCTTATCAGCGGGCTCTGCACCTGGCCCCATGGCAAGCTAACATTTATTCTGATATTGCAATAACTGCAGATCTGATATTGTCTTTGGATAAGTGTTCTGGGAGCAACTTAACTGTTTG GAAACTGTCGGAGAAGATGGCTTTGGGGGCCTTGTTACTTGAGGGTGACAATTGTGAGTTTTGGGTGGCCTTGGGATGTCTGTCTGGCCATAATGCATTGAAACAACATGCCTTTATCAGGGGATTGCAATTGGATGTTTCTCTAGCTATGGGTTGGGCATACTTGGGGAAG TTTTACCGGAAAGAGGGTGCAAaccaattggcaaaacaagcattTGATTGTGCTAGAAGTATAGATCCTTCGCTTTCATTACCATGGGCAGGCATGGCAGCTGATTTTCATGCTAG GGGTCTTGCACCAGATGAGGCTTTTGAGGGCTGCTTAAGAGCTGTGCAGACATTTCCT CTTGCACAGTTCCAAATTGGTCTTGCAAAGCTTGCTCTGTTGTCAGGACATCTCTCATCTTCACAG GTTTTTGGAGCTATCAAGCAAGCTGTGCAGCATGCACCTCACTTTCCTGAATCACATAATTTACATGGGCTGGTTTGTGAGGCACGATTTGATTATCaatctgctgctgctgcttatCGGTTGGCATGCTGTGCAATCAGCAGTGTTTCAGCTATTGTCCCAAATTCTCATGCCAGAGATATATCACTTAATTTGGCAAGATCTCTTTGTAAG GCAGGGAATGCTCAAGATGCTTTGCTGGAATGTGAGAATTTGAAGAAAGAAG GTATGCTTGACACGGAGGGTTTGCAAATATATGCTTTCTCTTTATGGCAACTTGGCAAATTTGACTTGACCCTTTCCGTGGTGAGAAGTCTGGCAGTGAGTATTTCTACCATGAAACAGACATCTGTGGCCGCCCCAGTTGGTTTCATATGTAGAATGCTATATTTCATGTCTGGAGTGGATTCAGTAATCAGTAATATCCTGGAAATGCCAAAGGAACTCTTTCAGAATTCAGGAATTAGTTTTATAGTGTCTGCTATTAATGCTCTTGATCAAATTAATCGGCTAGAGTCAGTTGTTTCAAGCAGCCGATCAGTTCTTAGATCTCATGAAGAGATCACTGGAATGCACTTTTTGATAGCACTTGGTAAACTC ATCAGACATGGGACAGAGTTCTGTCTTGGATTTCAGAGCGGAGTTGCTCATCTTAAAAAATGTCTTCACAAGTTCCCTAACAGTATTTTGTTGAG GAACCTACTTGGTTATCTTCTGCTCTCTAGTACGGATTGGAATGATAGTCATCTTGCAACTAGGTGCTGCAATGTAGATGCCCCAGACCTTGATTTTGACCTTCCAAATCAAGGTTTAAAATCAGCGAGTGAAATCCTTGGTGCCGGAGCAGTTGCTTGTTATGCGATAGGCAATAAGAATCCAAAGTTTTCTTTTCCAACATGTACATACCACTGCATGAATGAACCTGGAGCTATTCAACAGCTGCAAAA ATGCTTCCATCGAGAACCCTGGAATCCTAATTTTCGGTACTTGCTTGTACTCAATCTTCTACAAAAGGCACGCGAAGAGAGATTTCCTCATCATCTCTGTGTTATACTTGAGCGGCTAATATCTGTGGCACTTTCCAGTGGATTGTACTCAAAGACAGACATGTCTTATAGAAACTACCAGCTTTTACTCTGTGCTTCTGAGATCAGCCTGCAAATTGGGAATAAAATTAGCTGCATCAACCATGCCAAAACTGCTTCAGTACTTTTGCTTCCTGATGCTTATCTATTCTTTTCACACTTACAATTGTGCCGTGCCTACGCTGCTGAAGGTGATATTAGAAATCTTCAGAAAGAGTATACAAGATGCTTGGAACTCAAGACCGATTATCAGATTGGTTGGATATGTCTGAAATTTATGGAATCACGATATGATATGGAAACTGATTCAAACATTTTAGAACTGAGCTTCAGAGATTCCTCAAAAGAGAGGAATTATTCGTGGAATATGTGGATGGCCATATTTAATATGGTGTGGGGTCTGATTTCTATATGGAACCAGGATTTCCTTTCTGCAGAAGAGTTTCTTGACCAAGCTTGTTCTTTGGCTGGTACTGAGAGCTGCTTTGTTTTCTGTCATG GTGCTACCTGCATGGAGCTTGCCAGGCAGTTGTGTGGTTCACAGTTCCTATCGTTTGCTATTAAGAGTCTCACTAAAGCTCAAGAAGCCTCTCTCGTTCCTCTGCCAATTGTCTCCCTATTGCTGGCTCAGGCAGAGGGAAGCCTTGGTTCTAAAGAAAAGTGGGA